The following proteins come from a genomic window of Micromonospora zamorensis:
- a CDS encoding ABC transporter permease codes for MTSGVAALWSHRNSLRILVRRDLAVKYQQSVLGYFWSLIEPLGMGAIYWFVFGVLYSRDTGRHLGEAAGSYPLFLITGIFAWMWASSALSEATNALTGQSRLITTMNVPRQIFPIGRVTGRFAEYAAGLPILIAIAVIYAVHGRIHPGWSLLSLPLAVAVQAVLLTGLALLLSAWNVLMRDVERLMRLIIRVLFYATPIIYPLSLVRESGLPGWLKVVYELNPLVGIFQLHHAIWYPDEFPNARLLATTVVGSLLVLAAGWWSFRRLEPAVLKEL; via the coding sequence GTGACCTCTGGCGTCGCGGCGTTGTGGTCGCACCGCAACTCGCTGCGCATCCTGGTCAGGCGGGACTTGGCGGTCAAGTACCAGCAGTCGGTGCTGGGCTACTTCTGGTCGTTGATCGAGCCGCTCGGCATGGGCGCCATCTACTGGTTCGTGTTCGGGGTGCTCTACTCCCGCGACACCGGCCGGCATCTCGGCGAGGCGGCGGGGTCGTACCCGTTGTTCCTGATCACCGGCATCTTCGCCTGGATGTGGGCCAGCTCGGCTCTGAGCGAGGCCACTAACGCGCTGACCGGCCAGTCCCGGTTGATCACCACGATGAACGTGCCGCGTCAGATCTTCCCGATCGGCCGGGTCACCGGCCGGTTCGCCGAGTACGCGGCCGGCCTGCCGATCCTGATCGCCATCGCGGTGATCTACGCGGTGCACGGTCGGATCCACCCCGGCTGGTCGCTGCTCTCCCTGCCGCTCGCGGTGGCCGTCCAGGCCGTCCTGTTGACCGGGCTCGCCCTGCTGCTGTCCGCCTGGAACGTGCTGATGCGCGACGTGGAACGCTTGATGCGCCTGATCATCCGGGTGCTCTTCTACGCCACGCCGATCATCTATCCGCTCAGCCTGGTCCGCGAGTCCGGCCTGCCCGGCTGGCTGAAGGTGGTGTACGAGCTGAACCCCCTGGTCGGGATCTTCCAGTTGCATCACGCGATCTGGTACCCGGACGAGTTCCCGAACGCCCGGCTGCTCGCCACCACCGTCGTCGGCAGCCTGCTGGTGCTGGCCGCCGGCTGGTGGTCGTTCCGCCGGTTGGAACCCGCAGTGCTCAAGGAACTCTGA
- a CDS encoding L-serine ammonia-lyase → MISVFDLFSVGIGPSSSHTVGPMRAARTFVGGLKADGLLSDVARVQAELFGSLGATGHGHGSGPAVLLGLSGESPETVDTDTVGPRVERIRAERRINILDAHEIDFDPDRDLTLHRRRSLPYHPNGMTFAAYDGAGAELRSRTYYSVGGGFVVDEAAAGADRIKPDSTVVRYPFLTGAQLLEVTTRTGLSISEVMLANERSWRSEADIRAGLLEIWRVMRECVERGCERDGVLPGGLKVRRRAAELRRGLEADAGTPDPLHAMDWVTLFALAVNEENAAGGRVVTAPTNGAAGIIPAVLHYYARFVPGASDDGVVRFLLTAGAIGVLFKENASISGAEVGCQGEVGSACSMAAAGLAEVLGGTPEQVENAAEIGMEHNLGLTCDPVGGLVQIPCIERNAVASIKAITAARLALRGDGVHKVSLDKVIKTMRETGADMKVKYKETARGGLAVNVIEC, encoded by the coding sequence ATGATCAGTGTTTTCGACCTCTTCAGCGTTGGTATCGGGCCGTCCAGCTCGCACACGGTGGGGCCGATGCGGGCCGCGCGTACGTTCGTTGGCGGGCTCAAGGCCGACGGGCTGCTCAGCGACGTCGCACGGGTGCAGGCCGAGCTGTTCGGCTCGCTGGGTGCCACCGGGCACGGGCACGGCAGTGGCCCGGCGGTGCTGCTGGGGTTGTCCGGCGAGTCGCCGGAAACTGTCGACACGGATACCGTCGGCCCTCGGGTCGAACGGATCCGGGCTGAGCGGCGGATCAACATCCTCGACGCGCACGAGATCGACTTCGACCCGGACCGGGACCTGACCCTGCACCGTCGCCGGTCGCTTCCGTACCACCCGAACGGGATGACCTTCGCGGCGTACGACGGGGCCGGTGCCGAGCTGCGCAGCCGCACCTACTACTCCGTCGGTGGTGGCTTCGTGGTGGACGAGGCCGCGGCCGGCGCGGACCGGATCAAGCCGGACAGCACAGTGGTGCGGTACCCGTTCCTGACCGGGGCGCAACTGTTGGAGGTCACCACCCGCACCGGGCTGTCGATCAGTGAGGTGATGCTGGCCAACGAGCGGTCCTGGCGCAGCGAGGCGGACATCCGGGCGGGCCTGCTGGAGATCTGGCGGGTGATGCGGGAGTGCGTGGAGCGCGGCTGTGAGCGCGACGGCGTACTCCCTGGGGGGTTGAAGGTCCGGCGGCGCGCGGCGGAGCTGCGGCGCGGCCTGGAGGCGGACGCCGGGACGCCCGACCCGCTGCACGCGATGGACTGGGTGACGTTGTTCGCCCTGGCGGTCAACGAGGAGAACGCCGCCGGTGGCCGGGTGGTCACCGCGCCGACCAACGGGGCGGCCGGGATCATTCCGGCGGTGCTGCACTACTACGCCCGGTTCGTGCCGGGGGCGTCCGACGACGGTGTGGTGCGGTTCCTGCTGACGGCCGGCGCGATCGGGGTGCTGTTCAAGGAGAATGCCTCGATCTCCGGTGCGGAGGTGGGCTGCCAGGGTGAGGTTGGTTCGGCGTGCTCGATGGCGGCGGCAGGGCTGGCCGAGGTGCTCGGTGGCACACCGGAGCAGGTGGAGAACGCGGCCGAGATCGGGATGGAGCACAACCTCGGGTTGACCTGCGACCCGGTGGGTGGCCTGGTGCAGATCCCCTGCATCGAGCGGAACGCGGTGGCTAGCATCAAGGCGATCACGGCCGCCCGGCTGGCGCTGCGCGGCGACGGTGTGCACAAGGTGTCGCTGGACAAGGTCATCAAGACCATGCGGGAGACGGGCGCCGACATGAAGGTCAAGTACAAGGAGACGGCGCGTGGCGGTCTGGCCGTCAACGTGATCGAGTGCTGA